AGGAAGAAAAGAACGCCATTGACCCCGCCGAAGTTGAAAACAGGTCAGTCACGGTGATTCAATTCACTCAGCGTCTTCTCGTTTTGGTCAACATAACCTCATTTATATCAACCTACCACAACACAATGAGttaagctaatgctaactttttGAACAAATGGCGACTGTCCCTGAAATAGTCACCATTTATATTTATTGCAGTCcctaaaacaagggtgtcagactttaacgtcaacttgatttcatgtgggccggactactttaaatataatatttagattttatttttatgaatggattaaaagtcctgaatattcagtttttagatatctaaaacaatttttactttagcttttttctaatatatatttttagattttacaaaaggatttttttgaactaaaaacagaaaaaattgatgtGAAACGGCATTTTCAGGATCAAGGCCCTGTGTCAGCAGTTCCCTCACGGCATCACGGACGAGGTGATCCAGAACGACATGCCCCAGCTGGAAGCTCCGCAGAGGGCCGCCGCCATCAACAAGCTGCTCTCGCTGGTGGGTTTCACTTGACGCTGTCCCTCCGTCCACGTCGCCTCTCCCTAACATCTACTCTCCGACAGGGTTTGCTGGATCTGCTGAGAAACAGCACCGGTCTTCTCTATAGACTGAAGGACATGCAGACCGCCAggtaatgcaaccctattttcaTAGTCGCCTTaattcaggggtgtcaaactcaaacttttttttttagtaataccacatttttgcatatttagCAAGATGAAGGGCTCGGACAACCAGGAGAAGCTGGTCTACCAGATCATCGAAGACGCCGCCAACAAGGGTGAGCCTGCAAGCGAGCGAGCTAACGGGCAGCGTGCTAACGGGACGTCCGTCGGCAGGCATCTGGAGCCGAGACATCCGCTTCAAGAGCAACCTCCCGCTGACGGAGATCAACAAGATCCTCAAGAACCTGGAGAGCAAAAAACTCATCAAAGCCGTCAAGTCTGTGGCGGTCAGTTTACCGGAGATTAACTATAAACAtgtattttacaacaaaaacaaaaggaaatccTAAGCCTAAAAAATGGCATCAATATGTGACAACctagaaaatgatgaaaaaaatgacctttgaccttttgtcCCCCAGGCATCCAAGAAGAAAGTGTACATGTTGTACAACGTGCAACCCGATCGCTCGGTGACGGGCGGCGCCTGGTACAGCGACCAGGACTTTGAATCCGAGTTTGTGGAGGTTCTCAACCAGCAGTGTTTCAAGTTCCTGCAAGGAAAGGTAAGCCAGCGTCACCCCCAGCGGCCCGCGAACCCACCCGAGTCGCACCAACGCTTCTAACATCGCATAGGCAGAGTCGGCGCGGGATGGCGAGCAAAGTCCCATGTTGCGGCGGAATGCTTCCTTCGCCACTTCGCACCAAGTCTGGAAGTACATCTGCGAGCTGGGCATCAGCAAAGTAAACACAAGAGTGGGAGGGTGAGGGGCGTTTTCCCATCGGCTCTGACCATGGGCTCCGCCCCCTCGCCGGCAGGTGGAGCTGTCCATGGAAGACATAGAGACCATCCTGGACACGCTGGTCTACGACGGCAAGGCGGAGCCCGACGTGATGGCGGCCAAGGAGGGAACAGTGGGCAGCGTGGACGGACGCCTCAAGCTGTACCGCGCCGTCGAACCCGTCCTGGCTCCCGCCGCCCTGGTCAGGACGCCCTGTGGACTCTGCCCGGTAACTAGTCGCCCGCCAAATAAAATCTGCCCCGAGTTGAGCTTGTCGTCCGTTCGCTCACAGGTTTTTGACGACTGTCACGAAGGCGGCGAGATCTCGCCGTCCACCTGCGTCTACTTGGACCAGTGGCTCGATTTTTGACTCACTTATCGGTTTTTCAGTTTTCACTTGAATGGATTTGTAATCTACTACTACTGACAAACTTGTTTCAAGTAACAGCTGGTGGAcgattggacgtttattgccGTCGACGGCGCCGGAAAGGTAAAATGATTGGCCTCGGTTTGCGGCAAGGGACGTCCTATCCGTTTGTACTGGCGCCAATCGTTAGCCTCGGATGGGACGTCCccggccgtcaatggcagccaatgacgtTGCATTGTAGGTAACGGCAGTCCACACAGTTCCTTATCAACACAGGCAGTGGGACGATGTCTGGTTTTACGATTTTGCGAAGaacatattcaatatttatCAGAAGagatttattgtttaaaaaagaaaaaggaggaatataaataaaaacacagtcaATTCTTTGTGCAGAGTTGTCAAAACCTAgttttataattgtttttttattggaaaCCAGCAGTTATCAGGTtttgctattttcatgtctgatGCAAGATGGACGCCAATCAGTCATGGCGCCGACTCGGCTTGTGGGCATCTATCCTTCCATTTTTGTTATCCGTTCTCGTCCCCTCGGTGATCCGCGTCCAATCCGAACCCTTCCTCCGGTTCTGTGCCGTGATTCCGAGCAGCGGTTCCGCTGCGGGCGTCAGTTGGGAAACGCCGGACGACGCGAGGCAACCGAATGGACGCCGTCTTCATTGACGGCGGCTCAACTCGCCGCCGTAATCTGGTTTGGTGCTCGCGACGTCCGAACGCCATTTGAACATGAGGATGCTGATGCTGACATCAGAGGCCACGGGACAGCAGGTGCGTGAGATTCCGCCTGTAATTCATTGACAAATTTCTGCTGTGACGATAACATttatttggtttattttgttttgtttttttcctgcaaaatgAATGGTGAACTAGCGTATTTTGCTAGTGGTTAACTCATGCGTCCAAACGGATTTACCAGGCACCACGAAGGATTAATTTACGGTCTCcgaactacggcccgcgggccaatttgCGGCCCGGTTTTATTCCACCCTCAGCAAAGAAAAATTGCAACAAAAATGCTGGACACACAATAAGCTTAAATGTCCTAAGAAATTATCATctgcatatataaaaaaataacttcactATGTAAGATGCAGAAACCAATTTTTAACTATGATGTCACTATTCCATTCTAAATGCATTAGTGcacgcccacttttttttagcaattcagCTTGTGACGTCACAACAGCCACTGTTTTGATCATGTGATCCCAGAAATCTGCAGCTCATTCTGGGTTTGATTCTCATTCCATTATTTCCCATAAGTCTTGACAGAGAGAGCGAGGGCGGAGTCATGGGGGCGGCCGTCTGGAGCTCCCGCCGCCCCTGAGGCCAAATGGCGGACAAGACGGCGCCGCGCTGCCAGCTGAGGCTGGAGTGGGTCCACGGCTATCGCGGGCACCAGTGCCGCAACAACCTCTATTACACGGCCGGGAAGGAAGTGGTCTACTTTGTGGCTGGTGTGGGCGTGGTCTACAATGCCCGTGAACACACCCAGAAGTTTTATCTGGGACacaatgatgacatcatcaggTTACATTCCCTGCCCACGAGATGCGTTTTTTCCTCGCCGATTAAGACTTACTGAATTGCGGTCTTTTCCAGTCTGGCGTTGCATCCCGACAAAGTGCAGGTGGCGACCGGTCAGGTGGGAAAGGACCCCTACGTGTGCGTGTGGGATACGTACGCCATGCAGACCGTCTCCATCTTGCGTGACGCGCACACGCACGGCGTGGCCTGCTTGGCTTTCGACGCCGACGGACAGGTAAGTCGGTGGGACGCGATTGGACGCCGTTGCTGACTCGCCATCTCGTCCGGTCCTCTAGCGGCTGGCCTCGGTGGGACTGGACGCCAAGAATACGGTGTGCGTGTGGGACTGGAGGAGAGGACGCGTCCTGGCCTCGGCCACTGGACATTCGGACAGGGTGGGAGTGGCTAATTCGCCGGTCGGCTGACCTTTTGGCTGGGAGTTTGAACCCACGTCTGTCGGATTTCCGCAGATATTCGACGTGGCGTGGGATCCGCAGGTGTCCACGCGACTGGTCAGCTGTGGCGTCAAGCACATCAAGGtgaacctaaaaatatatataaaaaaagggcTGATTATCAAATATTTAAACTTCACTTTGGTATCTTTTTCAGTTCTGGACTCTTTGCGGGAACGCCCTGACCCCCAAACGTGGGATTTTCGGGAAAACGGGCGACCTGCAGACCATTTTGTGCGTGGCCGCCGCCAAAGAGCAGACCACCTACTCGGGAGCGCTCAATGGTGACGTTTACGTGTGGAAGGGGGCGGCGCTAGTCCGGACCGTGCAGGCAGCTCACGGGGTACGTATACGCGCACATGCAAGTGGGCGTCGTCCAGATCCATCCAAAACACGTTACCGCTTTCAGGCCGGAATCTTCAGCATGCACGCCAGCGAGGAAGGCTTCGCCACGGGCGGACGCGACGGCTGCGTGCGTCTCTGGGACGCCGACTTCAAACCCATCACCAAGATTGACTTGAGGGAGGCCGAACAAGGGTACAAAGGTGGGCTCCGTCCGTCCTGGAATGGCCAAAAGGGATTGCTCATCCAATGGTTTCCTCTCCTCGCTCAGGTCTGTCCATCCGCAGCGTCTGCTGGAAGGCGGATCGCGTCCTAGCCGGCACGCAAGACAGCGAGATCTTCGAGGTGATGGTCCGTGACAGGGATAAGCCATTGCTGCTGGTGCAGGGCCATAGTGAAGGCGAGCTGTGGGCGCTCGACCTCCATCCCAAGCAACCGGTCGCCGTCACTGGGAGCGACGACCGATCCGTGAGGTGAGTGGAATTTTCCGTAGCCGTGACGTGATTTTAGCGCTGAGCTAACCAGAGctaactggtgtcaaagtggtggcccgggggccaaatctggcccgccgcatcattttatgtggcccgggaaagtaaatcatgagtgccgactttctgttttaggatcaaattaaaatgataaacatagatgtatattatatttccttattttcccctttttaaatcaataattgcattttttttgttttaggatcaaattaaaattatagatatagatgtatattatatttccttattttcccctttttaaatcaataattgcaattttgaaaatatttttttcctgtgtttttagttcaaaaatcctcttgtaaaatctaaaaaaatatcaagatATTTTCCCTTGTTTCAGGCTATGGAGCCTTCCCGACCACACCCTGCTGGCCCGCTGCAACATGGAAGAATCGGTTCGCAGCGTCTCCTTCAGCAACGACGGCTCTCAGCTGGCCCTCGGCATGAAAGACGGCTCCTTCACCGTCCTACGCGTCAGGTAAGCGAAGCCCCGCCTTCCTCCACTTCCGACCCGCCCGCTGACTCGCCCCACCGATGCCTTCAGGGACATGACGGAGGTGGTCCACATCAAGGAC
This region of Stigmatopora nigra isolate UIUO_SnigA chromosome 6, RoL_Snig_1.1, whole genome shotgun sequence genomic DNA includes:
- the polr3f gene encoding DNA-directed RNA polymerase III subunit RPC6 translates to MSEVKVKEEKNAIDPAEVENRIKALCQQFPHGITDEVIQNDMPQLEAPQRAAAINKLLSLGLLDLLRNSTGLLYRLKDMQTASKMKGSDNQEKLVYQIIEDAANKGIWSRDIRFKSNLPLTEINKILKNLESKKLIKAVKSVAASKKKVYMLYNVQPDRSVTGGAWYSDQDFESEFVEVLNQQCFKFLQGKAESARDGEQSPMLRRNASFATSHQVWKYICELGISKVELSMEDIETILDTLVYDGKAEPDVMAAKEGTVGSVDGRLKLYRAVEPVLAPAALVRTPCGLCPVFDDCHEGGEISPSTCVYLDQWLDF